A window of the Dyadobacter pollutisoli genome harbors these coding sequences:
- a CDS encoding cytochrome d ubiquinol oxidase subunit II, giving the protein MLYVVITFLWTSILLYLLLGGADFGAGIIELFTSKGNKAVTRKTLYSAIGPIWEANHMWLIIAIVILFVGFPVIYSTMSVNLHIPLTIMLLGIIARGTAFTFRHYDAVVDDMQHVYNSIFAISSFITPLFLGIIAGSAVSGHIDPQADTFLSAYIFSWLHWFSVSVGLFTVAICGFLASVYLIGETQNEHDRLRFAHKAQFFNIGAVICGILVFTAAYVEQIPLIEWVFGNWVGRIAIVSATLSLIWMWYLLYQGKIGLLRPLAGFQVTMILLTTTYRHFPNIVLFKGGGYLSLLEHSGQEKTMQALGLALLLGSVFILPALFYLIYSFQKKPLEAGSADH; this is encoded by the coding sequence ATGCTATACGTAGTCATAACATTTCTCTGGACCTCTATTTTGCTATACCTGCTGCTGGGTGGCGCCGACTTCGGTGCGGGGATTATCGAGCTTTTTACCTCCAAAGGGAATAAAGCAGTCACCCGCAAAACCCTCTATTCCGCCATTGGGCCCATTTGGGAGGCCAACCATATGTGGCTGATCATTGCGATCGTAATTCTATTTGTGGGCTTTCCCGTTATTTACTCCACAATGTCTGTCAATCTTCATATCCCGCTCACCATCATGCTGTTGGGGATTATTGCGAGAGGTACTGCCTTCACATTCCGGCACTATGACGCCGTGGTAGACGATATGCAGCACGTTTACAATTCTATTTTTGCCATTTCAAGCTTTATTACGCCATTGTTTTTGGGAATTATTGCAGGAAGTGCTGTATCCGGCCACATTGATCCTCAGGCCGATACATTCCTTTCTGCCTATATTTTTAGCTGGCTGCATTGGTTTTCGGTGAGTGTAGGTTTGTTCACGGTTGCCATTTGTGGCTTTCTGGCGTCCGTCTATCTCATCGGTGAAACCCAAAATGAGCATGATCGGCTGCGTTTTGCGCACAAAGCACAGTTTTTTAACATCGGAGCGGTGATTTGCGGAATTCTGGTATTTACAGCAGCGTATGTTGAACAAATCCCGCTGATCGAGTGGGTATTCGGAAACTGGGTCGGACGGATCGCCATTGTTTCGGCAACATTATCGTTGATATGGATGTGGTACCTGCTATATCAGGGCAAAATAGGGCTGCTACGCCCCCTTGCAGGTTTTCAGGTAACGATGATCCTGCTCACGACCACTTATCGCCATTTCCCCAATATTGTTTTGTTCAAAGGCGGGGGTTATCTCTCGCTTCTGGAACACAGTGGGCAAGAAAAAACAATGCAGGCATTGGGGCTTGCATTGTTGCTGGGCAGTGTTTTTATACTTCCTGCCTTGTTTTATCTCATTTACAGTTTCCAAAAAAAACCGCTGGAAGCCGGTTCTGCCGATCACTAG
- a CDS encoding cytochrome ubiquinol oxidase subunit I — protein MNDFIAARSQMALSLGFHIVFSCIGMVMPFFMAVAHYYWLKTDEIVYKNVTKAWSKGVAIFFATGAVSGTVLSFELGLLWPGFMKHAGPIFGMPFSLEGTAFFIEAIALGFFLYGWDRFNKWFHWFTGVIVGVSGLASGILVVAANAWMNSPAGFDHINGQYLNIDPIKAMFNDAWFSQALHMTIAAFVATGFAVAGVHALMILKGKNVLFHTKSFTIAAAFGCVAAILQPLSGDISAKDVAIRQPAKLAAMEAHFHTEKSASLLVGGIPDEEKKEVNYAVKLPGFLSFLAHGDFQSEVTGLDKIAPENHPPVAITHYAFQIMVGMGMAMMLVSVLYFLALWKQKHWLNSPWLLKLFVAATPLGFIAVEAGWTVTEVGRQPWIIYGIMRTADAVTPMPGIAYSFYLFTAVYASLAVIVIFMLYRQIKMVGTLYDKA, from the coding sequence ATGAATGACTTCATAGCCGCCAGATCGCAGATGGCCCTTTCGCTGGGATTCCATATTGTATTTTCTTGTATAGGCATGGTTATGCCTTTTTTTATGGCCGTAGCGCACTATTATTGGCTCAAAACCGATGAGATTGTTTACAAAAATGTGACCAAAGCTTGGAGTAAAGGTGTCGCCATTTTCTTTGCAACCGGTGCCGTTTCGGGAACCGTACTATCATTTGAACTAGGCCTGCTCTGGCCCGGATTCATGAAACATGCAGGACCGATTTTCGGGATGCCTTTTTCACTCGAAGGGACCGCCTTTTTTATCGAAGCCATCGCGCTGGGATTTTTCCTCTATGGCTGGGACAGGTTCAATAAATGGTTTCACTGGTTTACGGGTGTAATTGTAGGAGTAAGCGGCCTCGCCTCCGGTATATTGGTGGTAGCCGCCAATGCCTGGATGAATAGTCCGGCCGGATTTGATCATATCAATGGCCAGTATCTGAACATTGACCCGATCAAGGCGATGTTCAACGATGCCTGGTTTTCACAGGCATTGCACATGACCATTGCGGCATTCGTGGCAACCGGTTTCGCGGTAGCCGGTGTGCACGCACTGATGATCCTGAAAGGCAAAAATGTGCTTTTTCATACCAAATCATTTACCATTGCCGCAGCATTCGGATGTGTCGCGGCCATTCTTCAACCATTGAGTGGCGATATTTCGGCCAAAGATGTTGCGATACGCCAGCCCGCGAAACTGGCCGCAATGGAAGCGCATTTTCATACCGAAAAATCGGCTTCCCTGCTGGTAGGCGGCATTCCCGACGAAGAGAAAAAAGAAGTGAATTACGCCGTCAAATTGCCCGGATTTTTGAGTTTTCTGGCACACGGCGACTTCCAGTCCGAAGTTACCGGCCTTGACAAAATAGCGCCCGAAAACCATCCACCTGTCGCTATCACACATTATGCCTTCCAGATCATGGTGGGAATGGGCATGGCGATGATGCTGGTTTCTGTTTTGTACTTCCTGGCTTTGTGGAAGCAAAAGCACTGGCTCAACAGTCCCTGGCTCTTGAAATTGTTTGTAGCCGCCACTCCGCTAGGTTTCATTGCGGTAGAGGCTGGCTGGACGGTCACAGAAGTTGGCAGGCAGCCGTGGATCATTTACGGGATCATGCGTACAGCCGATGCCGTTACTCCCATGCCCGGCATTGCTTACTCATTCTACCTTTTTACGGCTGTGTATGCGTCACTGGCTGTTATTGTGATTTTTATGCTTTATCGTCAGATCAAAATGGTGGGAACGCTTTACGACAAAGCCTAG
- a CDS encoding alpha/beta hydrolase family protein: MKKLTIILLLFVSFSYGQNSKTRFIKTEKITGDSLLWDLKALSVAPEVKWLTETGPVRSLLYKSVDYEGKKTEVFAYYSNPDIIAGKPAGTQKFPGVVLIHGGGGKAFKEWVEKWASEGYAAIAMDLSGNGADGQKIANPGPDQSNENKFEKIEKGSLKDVWTYHAVASSILAHSLLLSMPEVDTSKTSVTGISWGGYLTCIVASLDDRFLGAVPVYGCAYYDESDVFKVPLNQLSADNKKRWMQYFDPSVYLRYAKPSFFFINGNKDKHYNVEPYIKTYSLVKSSKIVCVIPDMKHSHQWGWQPPEIRYFFETLINPGKSFPNITYVSVEKDEFSLVYKMPYTASLTTAAFYYTNDVESTNEQRVWTMQEGKSDPDNNKVTFPIPKSGFKYGFFYIKDSNNISASTTYMVDFKPTN, encoded by the coding sequence ATGAAAAAACTGACGATCATATTGCTGCTGTTTGTTTCATTTTCATATGGACAAAATTCCAAAACCAGGTTCATCAAAACTGAGAAAATAACAGGCGACAGTCTGCTTTGGGACCTCAAAGCGCTTAGCGTTGCCCCCGAGGTAAAATGGTTGACTGAAACAGGTCCGGTGCGTTCATTACTCTACAAAAGTGTTGATTATGAAGGCAAGAAGACCGAGGTTTTTGCATACTATTCCAACCCGGATATAATTGCAGGAAAACCTGCCGGTACCCAAAAGTTTCCGGGCGTAGTGTTGATCCACGGTGGCGGCGGGAAAGCTTTTAAAGAATGGGTTGAGAAATGGGCTTCGGAAGGCTACGCGGCGATTGCGATGGATCTTTCAGGAAATGGCGCAGACGGCCAGAAAATTGCTAATCCGGGCCCTGATCAATCTAATGAAAACAAATTTGAAAAAATAGAAAAGGGCAGCCTCAAAGATGTATGGACCTACCACGCCGTCGCCAGCTCCATCCTTGCGCATTCTTTGTTGCTTAGCATGCCGGAAGTCGACACTTCCAAAACTTCCGTGACCGGCATTAGCTGGGGCGGATACCTGACTTGCATTGTTGCGAGCCTTGACGATCGATTTTTAGGAGCAGTACCAGTTTATGGGTGTGCATACTATGACGAATCTGATGTTTTCAAAGTACCGCTCAACCAACTTTCCGCTGACAACAAAAAGCGCTGGATGCAGTATTTTGATCCGTCGGTTTACTTACGGTATGCAAAACCAAGTTTCTTTTTTATCAATGGAAACAAAGACAAGCATTACAATGTGGAGCCTTACATTAAAACCTATTCCCTGGTCAAATCCAGCAAAATAGTCTGCGTGATACCCGATATGAAGCATAGTCACCAATGGGGCTGGCAACCTCCTGAGATCAGGTACTTCTTTGAAACCCTCATCAATCCGGGCAAATCGTTCCCAAATATTACATATGTTTCCGTGGAGAAAGACGAATTCTCTCTGGTCTACAAAATGCCTTACACCGCATCACTGACTACTGCAGCTTTTTATTACACCAATGACGTCGAGTCCACCAACGAGCAGCGGGTCTGGACCATGCAAGAGGGGAAATCGGATCCCGATAATAATAAGGTAACCTTCCCCATACCTAAAAGCGGCTTTAAATATGGGTTCTTTTATATCAAAGACAGTAATAATATCTCAGCCTCAACCACCTACATGGTTGATTTTAAGCCAACTAATTGA
- a CDS encoding 3-hydroxyacyl-CoA dehydrogenase family protein codes for MNPNEIPVGIVGLGLMGCSIVTCLLIAGHPVVAVAPISVDMLHAEKRIREHLENSFEKGLIVHQPEFYLKHLIITEDYSQLKPCRLVNECTIENIEIKESVYKKVEAVIDADALLSSNTSAIPISTLQKLTQHPERFLGLHWTEPAHTTRFLEVICGDDTDIKNGEYLYELSHKWGKEPILVRKDIAGFITNRLMYAMYREAISLVENGYATIEDVDRSCRNNAGYFMTLVGVFRWMDLTGVPAYHMVMKNLLPTLNNSTEVPELIDKVVREGGKGVLNSHGFYAYEPGEAAVWEETFKEFTYEIRELALKYPADIVKKRLAEKNKNTD; via the coding sequence ATGAATCCAAATGAAATACCGGTCGGAATCGTTGGCCTCGGGCTGATGGGCTGCAGCATTGTAACTTGCCTTCTCATCGCGGGCCACCCGGTGGTAGCCGTCGCACCGATCAGCGTCGATATGCTGCATGCTGAAAAGCGTATCCGGGAACATCTTGAAAATTCATTTGAAAAAGGGCTCATTGTTCATCAACCTGAATTCTATTTAAAACATCTGATCATTACCGAAGATTATAGCCAGCTGAAACCATGCAGACTGGTGAATGAGTGTACCATTGAAAATATTGAAATCAAGGAATCCGTTTACAAAAAAGTCGAAGCGGTGATCGATGCGGATGCGCTGTTGTCCAGTAACACCTCCGCCATACCGATCAGCACATTGCAAAAGCTGACGCAGCACCCCGAACGGTTTTTAGGGTTGCATTGGACCGAGCCTGCCCATACGACCCGGTTCTTGGAAGTCATTTGTGGCGATGATACCGATATCAAAAACGGCGAATATCTCTATGAACTTTCTCACAAATGGGGCAAGGAGCCTATTTTGGTGCGGAAAGACATTGCCGGATTCATCACCAACAGGCTGATGTATGCCATGTACCGGGAGGCGATCAGCCTGGTCGAAAATGGTTATGCGACTATTGAAGACGTGGATCGCTCGTGCCGTAACAATGCGGGATACTTCATGACATTGGTCGGTGTATTTCGCTGGATGGATCTGACTGGCGTCCCCGCCTATCACATGGTGATGAAGAATTTGCTGCCGACATTAAACAACAGCACCGAAGTACCGGAGCTGATAGACAAAGTGGTCCGTGAAGGAGGCAAAGGAGTACTCAATTCACACGGATTTTACGCATACGAACCAGGAGAGGCCGCGGTCTGGGAGGAGACTTTCAAAGAATTCACCTATGAAATAAGGGAACTGGCATTGAAGTACCCCGCCGATATCGTCAAAAAAAGGTTAGCCGAAAAGAATAAAAATACTGATTAG
- a CDS encoding CsbD family protein: MSAFTQQVKGNWNELKGKFKQQYADLTDDDLLYEDGKEDELLGKIQKKLGKTREEVESEVDSWSR; encoded by the coding sequence ATGAGTGCTTTCACACAACAAGTAAAAGGAAATTGGAACGAATTGAAGGGAAAATTTAAGCAACAATATGCAGATTTGACTGACGATGACCTGTTATATGAAGATGGAAAAGAAGACGAGCTTCTTGGAAAAATTCAGAAAAAACTAGGCAAGACCCGTGAAGAAGTGGAGAGTGAAGTAGATAGCTGGTCGAGGTAG
- a CDS encoding AGE family epimerase/isomerase yields the protein MNIEQLKSYRNEIHNHLTTELLPFWETRCVDKENGGFITHWDNAGNDSGEDEKSLIAQTRTVYTFSSAHRAGYGDGRYADVAKHGVDFLINKMWDNENGGFYWLMDRKGNVTIDEKIVYGHSFAIYSLAEYTLATGDPIGLEYAEKVFDLLQKHGADTYYGGYFEMFHKNWELKGPGSAGGDRKTLDAHMHLMEAFTTLYEASQKQVHKRKLLEIIQLLINKIMHPVYKTGIPQFWADWTVAPQIKFDIIWGWDRFSEDGMKSSAEDNTSYGHNVEFAWLLMHALDIAGIPYDDYQGQLLASYDHAVEYGIDWEYGGVYVEGSHAGEVYDREKEFWQQAEVIIGMLDAYRVYGDEKYLKAYDATHRFVFDHMIHSKVGEWLPLLTRQGEPIWKHMSHSWKVNYHSVRSMVQGIVRLDKLIALA from the coding sequence ATGAATATTGAACAATTAAAAAGTTACCGAAACGAAATACACAATCACTTAACAACAGAACTTTTACCATTTTGGGAAACCCGTTGTGTTGATAAAGAAAACGGCGGTTTTATCACCCATTGGGATAATGCTGGAAATGATTCCGGCGAAGATGAAAAGTCATTAATAGCCCAAACCCGGACGGTTTACACGTTTTCATCCGCGCATCGTGCAGGTTACGGAGACGGACGTTATGCCGATGTTGCCAAACACGGCGTCGATTTCCTGATCAATAAAATGTGGGACAACGAAAACGGTGGTTTTTACTGGCTCATGGATCGCAAAGGCAATGTAACGATCGATGAAAAGATAGTCTACGGGCATAGTTTCGCCATTTATAGTTTGGCTGAGTACACATTGGCTACCGGTGATCCGATCGGGCTTGAATATGCTGAAAAAGTTTTTGACCTGCTTCAAAAACACGGTGCGGATACTTACTACGGAGGTTACTTCGAAATGTTCCACAAAAATTGGGAACTGAAAGGGCCGGGATCAGCTGGTGGCGACCGCAAAACATTGGATGCTCATATGCATTTGATGGAGGCTTTTACTACGTTATATGAAGCAAGCCAGAAGCAGGTTCACAAGCGGAAGCTGTTAGAGATCATTCAATTGTTGATCAACAAAATCATGCACCCGGTGTACAAAACCGGTATTCCGCAATTCTGGGCTGACTGGACGGTGGCTCCGCAGATCAAGTTCGACATAATCTGGGGTTGGGACCGTTTTTCGGAAGACGGAATGAAAAGTTCTGCCGAGGATAACACCAGTTACGGACACAATGTAGAGTTTGCCTGGCTGCTGATGCATGCGCTCGACATTGCTGGCATACCCTACGACGACTATCAGGGTCAGCTGCTCGCTTCTTACGACCACGCCGTCGAGTATGGTATCGACTGGGAGTATGGCGGCGTTTATGTAGAAGGTTCACACGCAGGTGAGGTGTACGACCGTGAAAAGGAATTCTGGCAGCAGGCCGAAGTGATTATCGGGATGCTGGATGCGTACCGTGTTTATGGTGATGAAAAATACCTGAAAGCATACGACGCTACCCACCGTTTTGTCTTTGATCACATGATCCATTCAAAAGTTGGGGAATGGTTGCCGCTGCTGACACGTCAGGGAGAGCCGATATGGAAACATATGAGCCATTCCTGGAAGGTCAATTATCACTCGGTGCGCTCCATGGTGCAGGGAATAGTGCGGCTGGACAAGCTGATTGCGCTTGCTTGA
- a CDS encoding DNA polymerase/3'-5' exonuclease PolX, which translates to MSNPEIVEILELTAKLLELHNADPFKIKGYSIAAFYLDKYKDGELQNMTEQELTKLQGIGKSTAGKIVQIAQTGTFPELEELLHNTPLGVMEMFNIKGIGPKKIAVLWKELGIDNLHELELACLNGAVAKLKGFGGSIQQKIIDSLAFLKDQAGKLRMDKAEAVADLIINELKKSFEQVEAAGGIRRKSETIDTIRIVVATDSPALLQNSIGEIEFLVQDEKQSSPFIWRGNVQEVAVAIEIVAVKPERLVNELFLETADVEHLGYSTASGATIWRQAYYEEAENEEAIYQKAGLPYIVPEMREGAGEFAWAETHTADQLVTWDDLKGILHNHSTYSDGQHTLEQMAVYCRDLGFEYLGIADHSQTAVYAQGLTIEEVGRQHEEIAKLNARFASENPQKPFKILKGIESDILGDGSLDYPTEVLASFDYIVASVHSNLTMTQEKATARLLKAIENPYTTILGHPTGRLLLSREGYPIDHKVIIDACAEHKVVVEINASPWRLDLDWRWISYCMEKGVLLSINPDAHAMEGYLDMHYGVANARKGGLTKDMTFNAFSLERMEEYLKARLGR; encoded by the coding sequence ATGAGCAATCCTGAAATTGTCGAGATCCTTGAATTAACCGCCAAATTGTTGGAACTACATAACGCTGATCCTTTCAAAATCAAAGGTTATTCCATAGCGGCGTTCTATCTGGACAAGTACAAGGATGGTGAGCTTCAAAATATGACCGAGCAGGAACTGACCAAGCTGCAAGGCATTGGCAAAAGTACTGCCGGCAAAATTGTTCAGATTGCCCAGACAGGAACATTCCCGGAATTGGAAGAATTGCTCCACAACACGCCACTAGGGGTAATGGAAATGTTCAATATCAAAGGCATTGGCCCCAAAAAGATAGCCGTATTGTGGAAGGAACTGGGGATTGATAACCTACACGAGCTTGAACTCGCCTGTTTGAACGGAGCAGTGGCCAAGCTGAAAGGTTTTGGAGGAAGTATCCAGCAAAAGATCATTGATTCGCTTGCGTTTTTGAAAGATCAGGCAGGCAAATTGAGAATGGATAAAGCCGAAGCAGTAGCAGACCTGATCATTAATGAACTGAAAAAGAGCTTTGAACAAGTGGAAGCGGCGGGAGGTATCAGAAGGAAGTCAGAGACGATAGATACGATCAGGATCGTGGTGGCTACCGATTCCCCTGCGCTTTTGCAGAATAGTATTGGTGAAATAGAATTTTTGGTACAGGACGAAAAGCAGTCATCACCATTTATCTGGCGGGGAAATGTGCAGGAGGTAGCTGTAGCCATCGAAATTGTGGCTGTGAAACCGGAAAGGCTGGTCAACGAGCTGTTTTTGGAAACAGCAGACGTCGAGCATCTCGGATATTCAACGGCTTCCGGTGCTACGATCTGGCGTCAGGCATACTACGAAGAGGCCGAAAATGAAGAAGCTATTTATCAAAAAGCCGGGTTACCCTACATTGTTCCCGAAATGCGGGAAGGAGCGGGGGAATTTGCCTGGGCCGAAACCCACACAGCTGACCAGCTTGTTACCTGGGACGATTTGAAGGGTATTTTGCATAATCACAGCACCTACTCCGACGGACAGCATACATTGGAACAAATGGCGGTGTACTGCCGTGATCTGGGTTTTGAGTATTTGGGAATTGCAGATCACTCACAAACAGCTGTTTATGCACAAGGATTGACGATAGAAGAAGTAGGTCGCCAGCACGAAGAAATCGCGAAATTGAATGCAAGATTTGCCTCTGAGAATCCGCAGAAACCATTCAAAATCCTCAAAGGCATCGAGTCCGACATTCTCGGCGACGGCTCACTCGACTACCCGACAGAAGTTCTGGCATCGTTCGATTACATTGTCGCGTCGGTTCACAGTAACCTGACCATGACGCAGGAAAAAGCGACTGCGCGGCTTCTAAAAGCCATTGAAAATCCATACACAACCATTCTCGGTCACCCAACAGGACGTTTGCTACTTTCCAGAGAAGGCTACCCGATTGACCACAAAGTGATCATCGACGCCTGCGCCGAGCATAAGGTAGTCGTGGAAATCAATGCTTCCCCCTGGCGCCTTGACTTAGACTGGCGCTGGATTTCCTACTGTATGGAAAAGGGCGTGCTACTCAGCATCAACCCCGACGCCCACGCCATGGAGGGCTATCTCGACATGCATTACGGAGTTGCCAATGCCAGAAAGGGCGGTTTGACGAAGGATATGACATTCAATGCGTTTTCGCTGGAAAGGATGGAGGAGTATTTGAAGGCGAGGCTTGGTAGGTAA
- a CDS encoding class I SAM-dependent methyltransferase — translation MSTLNTRQAYNRWSEQYDTNQNKTRDLEALALRQILADKNFDNILEIGCGTGKNSLYLVTKAQSLVAADLSEEMLAKAKEKLEGWNAEFHQADINQEWDFVNRTFDLVTFSLVLEHIENLDFIFGEASRKLLPGGMVYLGELHPFKQYSGSKARFDTEEGQTIVPCFTHNVSDFVEAARRHGFKIEDIFEFFDDNDRAGIPRILALTLVKY, via the coding sequence ATGAGCACATTAAATACCAGACAAGCCTACAACAGGTGGTCGGAACAATATGACACCAACCAGAATAAAACGAGGGATTTGGAAGCGCTGGCATTGCGCCAGATTTTAGCAGATAAAAATTTTGATAATATCCTTGAAATCGGCTGCGGTACTGGGAAAAACTCGTTGTATCTGGTCACAAAAGCCCAAAGTCTGGTCGCCGCAGACTTATCGGAAGAAATGCTGGCGAAGGCCAAAGAGAAGCTGGAAGGCTGGAATGCCGAATTTCACCAGGCAGACATTAATCAGGAGTGGGATTTCGTCAACAGAACATTCGACCTCGTTACATTCAGTCTGGTACTGGAACATATCGAAAATCTCGATTTTATTTTCGGTGAAGCAAGCAGGAAATTGCTACCGGGCGGCATGGTATATCTGGGAGAATTGCACCCATTCAAGCAATACTCGGGCTCCAAAGCACGATTTGACACAGAAGAAGGTCAAACCATCGTCCCATGCTTCACCCACAACGTTTCAGACTTTGTAGAAGCCGCCAGAAGACACGGCTTCAAAATCGAAGACATTTTCGAATTTTTTGATGACAATGACAGGGCGGGTATTCCCAGGATACTGGCGCTGACGCTGGTGAAATATTGA
- a CDS encoding hydrogen peroxide-inducible genes activator, with protein MNIQQLEYIVAVDNHRHFVQAAEHCNVTQPTLSMMIRKLEEELSIKIFDRTKQPIVPTSIGREIIDQAKTILREASRMNEIAKHFNGDLSGELRIGIIPTIAPYLLPHFVNPFIANYPDIKLHVSEMITERIISELKLGNLDVGIIASLSEESSLQEIPMYKERFYAYVSENTDLYAKQYILPTDIEPNELWLLEEGHCFRTQIQRLCELSRNSQFGSSFSYRSGSIETLIRMVERNGGITILPEMAVMELSEERKKHIRHFQYPEPAREVCLVVNREQMKTRLIEALKTGIMAYLPSEIFEKNTELRLL; from the coding sequence ATGAATATTCAGCAGTTGGAATACATTGTTGCCGTTGACAATCACCGCCATTTCGTTCAGGCGGCGGAACATTGTAATGTTACACAACCTACGCTTTCGATGATGATCAGGAAGCTGGAAGAGGAATTATCGATCAAAATTTTTGACAGGACCAAACAGCCCATTGTACCGACTAGTATCGGCAGGGAAATTATAGATCAGGCCAAGACCATTTTGCGCGAAGCTTCGCGGATGAACGAGATCGCAAAACATTTTAACGGTGACCTTTCCGGTGAGCTAAGGATCGGGATCATTCCGACGATCGCACCTTATTTACTGCCGCATTTTGTCAATCCATTCATCGCCAATTATCCTGATATCAAACTGCACGTTTCTGAAATGATCACGGAACGCATTATCAGTGAGTTGAAACTCGGAAACCTGGACGTTGGGATCATTGCTTCGCTGTCGGAGGAAAGCAGTTTGCAGGAAATACCGATGTACAAAGAGCGTTTTTATGCGTACGTTTCCGAAAATACCGATCTGTATGCCAAGCAATACATTTTACCCACCGATATCGAACCAAATGAATTGTGGCTTTTGGAAGAAGGACATTGTTTCCGCACACAAATTCAGCGGCTCTGTGAGCTGAGCAGAAATAGTCAGTTTGGAAGCAGTTTTAGTTACCGGTCGGGCAGCATTGAGACGCTGATCAGGATGGTGGAGCGAAATGGCGGGATCACGATTTTACCGGAAATGGCGGTAATGGAGTTGTCAGAGGAACGAAAAAAACACATTCGGCATTTCCAATATCCAGAGCCTGCGCGTGAGGTTTGCCTGGTTGTAAACAGGGAACAAATGAAAACCCGTTTAATTGAGGCATTAAAAACAGGAATTATGGCATATTTGCCGTCCGAAATTTTTGAAAAAAATACAGAATTACGCCTTTTATAG
- a CDS encoding RNA polymerase sigma-70 factor has translation MNVAIADHVTFLSRDRESEFEIVFKKHFKGLHSYACTILRDDIMAEEMVQNVFCRLWEKTDHIEIRESVSGYLYRSVYHESLNYLKHLKVRDAYQTYAANQMEHSNNTSYNLELSELEDRLELALKELPEKCRTIFQMSRFEELKYQEIADRLQLPVKTIENQMGKALRLLRLKLADFLPASFLLFFLS, from the coding sequence ATGAACGTAGCCATAGCGGATCACGTCACATTTTTGAGCAGGGACAGAGAGTCGGAATTTGAGATTGTTTTTAAAAAACACTTCAAAGGGCTGCATTCCTATGCCTGCACGATATTAAGAGATGATATCATGGCAGAGGAAATGGTACAGAATGTCTTTTGCCGGTTGTGGGAAAAAACAGACCATATAGAAATACGGGAGTCGGTGAGCGGCTATTTGTACCGCTCCGTTTACCACGAAAGCCTTAATTACCTCAAACATCTAAAAGTCAGGGACGCCTATCAAACGTACGCAGCCAACCAAATGGAACACAGTAACAACACTTCCTACAATCTGGAACTTTCGGAGCTGGAAGACCGCCTTGAACTTGCGCTCAAAGAACTTCCGGAGAAATGCCGCACGATATTTCAGATGAGCCGTTTTGAAGAATTGAAATATCAGGAAATTGCCGACCGGCTTCAACTACCGGTTAAAACGATCGAAAACCAAATGGGTAAGGCCCTGCGGCTGCTTCGGCTCAAACTGGCTGATTTCTTACCGGCTTCCTTCCTTTTATTTTTCCTCAGCTAA